A segment of the Desulfitobacterium dehalogenans ATCC 51507 genome:
CGTTATATTGAATGAATTATGGGATGGCACCGGGGACTTTGTGGACGATAATACCCTTTCCGTTTATATCCGCCGTCTGCGGGAAAAGGTGGAGGACGACCCGTCCCATCCTGAACATTTGATAACGGTCCGGGGTTTCGGTTACCAATGGAGAGAGGTGTCGGAATGAGTTTTTGGCGAGAAAAACAATCCCGTCATTTCTGTTATGGTTTAATCCTTCTTTCCACTCTTTTGCTGGGCTGGAGCTGGCTTTTGTGCATGGGTCAGACCCAAGCTGCCAAGGAAATGCTCTTGTCCCACGATAGTGCCATGGTCGGTGCTCTTCTGAAGCAAGGTGTACCACCGGATGTGATCGCCTCCGCGGTGGGGAGCACCCAAGATGATGGAGCAGGGAAAAGCTTACTCAGACAGCTGGGTTATACAGAACAAACCGCCTCTCATTACCTGCCCGCCGTCTCCGGTTTTGCAGGAGCTACCTTTCAATTTGTTCTTTCGGGTACATTCATCTTTATCCTCCTTCTCCTTGCTTTCTGCTGGCTTTTTCTTATAAGAAGGGAACGGCTGTATCGTCAGGCTTTACAAGTCATCGGCGGGTTTTCCGAAGGAGATTTTACAGCCCATTTGCCGCGCTCCGATGAGGGAACTTTGTCCCGGCTCTTTGCTGCCGTGGAGAGCCTTGCCTCGGCACTGCAGGCCAAGGGGGAAACTGAATACAAGGTCAAGGAGTTTTTAAAAAGCACCATCTCGGATATTTCTCATCAGCTGAAAACACCCCTGACCGCCCTTACGATGTACAACGAGATTATCTGGGAAGAGCCGGATAATCCCGCCATCATCACAGAGTTTTCCCGAAAAACAAAGGCGGCTCTCAGCCGTATGGAGCAATTGATCCAGTCCCTTCTCAAAATCACCCGCCTTGATGCAGGAAGTATAGCCTTTGAAAAAGCACCCCGGCGGATCTCTGAGATCATAGCTCAAGCGGTTGAGGAATTAACCACACGTGCCGGGAGTGAAGACAAAAAGATCAGTGTAAGCGGACAACCGGAGGAAGAGCTTAGCTGTGACCTGCAGTGGACGAGGGAGGCTGTGGGAAATATTATCAAGAATGCCTTGGATCACACCGCTCCCGGCGGTCATATCCACATTTCCTGGGAACGCTCTCAGGCCATGGTGCGGATTGCTATTGCCGATGATGGAACGGGTATTGCTCCGGAGGATCTTCACCATATTTTCAAACGGTTTTACCGCAGCAAACAGGCCAAAGATACCCAGGGAGCCGGTCTCGGCCTGGCCTTGGCCAAAGCCATTATTGAGGGGCAGGGAGGAGTCCTGTCCGTTCAAAGCATGCAAAATGCGGGCACAACCTTTACGATATCCTTCCTTACGGAATTGTAAGGTGAGATTCACCTCAATGTAAGCTGTATCCCTTATCTTTTAAGGGAAGGAGGTAAGGAAGTTATGGACATTCTGAAGGTTGAAAAGCTTTGTAAAACCTATGGAACACGAGAAGCCCAGGTCCAGGCCTTAAAAGAGGTTTCTTTTACTATGGAAAAAGGGGAATTTGCGGCGGTGGTCGGTGAATCCGGCTCCGGCAAAAGCACTTTGCTGAACTGCATCGGCGGTTTGGATAACCCCACCTCCGGCGGAGTCTTTCTGGAGGGCAGAAATCTCTTCAGTATGAAGGAAAGAGAGCGGACCGTTTTCCGACGTAGAAATATTGGCTTTGTCTTTCAGTCCTTTCAATTGATCCCGGAATTAACGGTGGAGCAGAATATTATTTTTCCCCTTCTGCTGGACTATCAAAAACCTGATCCCGGTTCAGTCAAGGAGATTTTAGAGGTATTGGGGCTGACGGAACGCAGGAATCATCTTCCCAGCCAGCTTTCCGGCGGTCAGCAGCAACGGACGGCTATTGGCCGTGCTTTGATTACCAAGCCCATGCTGATCCTGGCCGACGAGCCCACGGGGAACCTGGACAGCAAGAACAGCCGGGATGTCATGGATTTGCTTCTGAAAGCCTCCCGGCACTATCAGCAGACTATTTTGATGATTACTCATAATATTAATCTGACTTCCTCGGTAGATCGCGTCCTGAAGGTAACGGACGGTGTGCTTGCCGATCTGGGAGGGATGAGGGGATGAAAAGCTATCTGGACCTCATCCCTATTTCCGCCAAGGTTCATAAAAAACAGAGCAGAATGACCCGGATTTGTATTGTTCTGGCCGTATTTCTGGTTACCGCTATTTTCGGTATGGCTGATATGGAACTACGCAGCCAACAATTGCAGGAGATCAAAAAAGGCGGCAACTGGCATGTATTGTTCTCCGGTATTGATGAACACACTGCCGCCATGATCGCCGCCAGGCCGGAGGTTAAATTCTCGGGTTGGTATACCTATCTTGGTGAGAAAGAGGAGTATACCCTTTCCGGAAAATCCGTGGCTGCCGTTGGTTTAGATAAGAATACATTTGAGGAAATGCTCCCTACGCAGATCACGGAGGGAGTCTACCCAACCGGAGAAAATGAAGCTGCCCTGACTGTAAACGCGAAAAGTGGTATGGGGATCAACCTGGGGGATATCATCACACTGGAGCATTCCGGTTCTGAACCGGTACAGCTTACTGTGGTGGGTTTCGTTGAAGGGACTTCCCAATTGCTGAAGCAGGATACCCATGCCTTGCTCCTTACCACCGAGGGATTGCGTTCCTCCATTCCCCAGGAGGGCTACACAAGCCAATATATGGTTCAGCTCTCTCCCTACTGCACTATGCAAAAAGTGATTGCCGATATAACAAAGCAATACGGACTTGCCGATCAGCAAGTCCTGGAAAATGGAAATTTGCTGGCGGTGCTGGGCCAAAGCGATAACAATTATGTGCTTGGACTCTATGGTATCGCCGGGGTTTTGTTCATCGTGGTCTTGCTGGCTGGGGTTCTCATGATTGCCGGCAGTCTGAACAGCAATGTCATGCAAAGGACGGAGTTTTTTGGGATGCTGCGCTGTCTGGGAGCGACCCAAAAGCAAATTATGAGGTTTGTCCGCCGGGAAGGGATGCAATGGTGCAAAACGGCTATCCCTTTGGGACTAGGCATGGGAATCATGGTCGTGTGGGCGCTTTGCGGGGTTCTGAAAATTTTAAGCCCCGGTTATTTTTCCGAGCTGCCGACCTTTGGCATCAGTTGGATCAGTATCCTGTCCGGTATAGCGGTAGGTATCGTTACGGTGCTCTTAGCCGCCCAATCCCCGGCCAAAAAAGCGGCCCGTGTTTCACCCCTGGCCGCAGTTTCAGGGAATGCAAACTCTGTTCAGCCCATCTCCGGAGCGGCCAATACCACTCTTTTTAAAATCGAAACCGCCCTTGGTATCCATCATGCCACATCAAGCAAAAAGAATTTCCTATTGATGGTGGGCTCTTTCTCGCTCAGCATTATCCTTTTTCTTTCCTTTTCAGCTACCGTTGATTTTATGCATCATGCCGTCAGGCCATTAAAACCATGGACACCGGATCTTTCCATCGTGAGCACGGATAATACCCCCTCAGTATCCAATGGTCTTCTGGAAGAGCTGCGTGACCATAGGGCAGTTAAGCGGGCATATGGCCGGATGTTCGCCTATGATATCCCGGTCAAAGTGAAGGGGCAAGAGAGGACCATCAACCTGATTTCTTATGAAGATTATCAGTTCACATGGGCGCAGGACAGCCTGATCGAAGGTTCTCTGGATGAAGGGGCTCAGAAGAAAGATCAGGTATGGGTTGTTTACGATTCAGAAAATCCGTTGCAGGTGGGGGACCAGCTCGCCCTTAGTTTCGGAGAGGTCCCAAAAGAGGTTAGGGTAGCGGGAGTGCTTTCCACCAGTCCTTTTTCCAGTGTGGAGGGTGTGGATTCGGTGATTTGCTCGGAAGGGACCTTCCGGGAATTGACTGGTGAAAGGAACTACACGATTATCGATATTCAGCTTTCCTCAGGGGCAACGGATGAAGATGTGGATGAGATTCGCTCTTTGGCCGGTCCCGATGTCCGGTTTTCCGATCAGCGGGCCGGCAACCGTGAAGGGAGGGGAGCTTTTTACTCCATGGCTTTATTCATCTATGGCTTTTTGGCGGTGATCCTGCTCATTACCGTCTTCAATATCGTGAACAGTGTGGCTATGAGTGTGGCGGCCCGTTTGAAACAGTATGGGGCCATGCGGGCTATCGGCATGAGTGACCATCAGCTTGTCAAAATGGTAAGAGCGGAGGCAATTACCTATGCCGCCGCCGGAAGTAGTGTCGGCTGCATTTTGGGGGTGACTCTGCATAAACTGGTGTTCGAGAAAATGATTACCTCCCATTGGGGTGATCCCTGGCAGCTCCCCCTTGGGGAACTTAGTCTGATCGTGGCCATTGTCATGATCACATCACTTCTTGCCGTCCATGGTCCGGCCAAACAAATTCACACTATGTCGATTGTGGATACCATAAGTGCCAAGTAAATGGATACTCTTGTTGCCTATATCAAAGGAAGACTCAAAAAAGAAGATTAATGGAAAAAACCCGGTTCGACTAAAGTTGACCGGGTTTTTACCTTGGCGATAATGTCATGCCGATAAACCTCCTCTAGTAAAGACTGTCGGTTTATCTCCTATTTTTATCATGGTTGGCTTTCTGTTGGTATAGACGGTCACGTAATTAAATCCTGCTCTTCTGATCAGTTCCATACCTTCCGGGATGCCTTTGCCCACATCTTCAGCCCAATGGGCATCCGAACCCACCGTAATAATCTCTCCGCCCAGCTCCTTGTAGAGGCGGATAATATCCAAGCCCGGCAAGCATTCCTTAGAGGATTGTCTGAGCCCGGAAGTGTTCACTTCGATCCCTTTGCCTTTTTGAATGACGATCTTAAGAATCTCTGCCAACTGTTCCTGATAATCCATAAGGTTGGCGCGCAGCTGGTAATTGGCTGCATAGCGCTTGACCAGATCCAGGTGCCCGAGACAATCGTAATGGTCCCATTGGGCTAAGGTTTTGAGTTCCAGCAGGTAGATGGCACAATAGGTGGCCAGGTTTTCCGGAGTGTAGTGTACTTCTCCAAAATCCACGTTATTCGGCAGGCGATGGGCAGAGCCGAGAACATAATCATAGGGGTACTCTTCAATGAGCTTAAGTGAATGCTTGGAAAAACGATGAGGCTGGCCCAACTCCACTCCGCTCTTGATCTTTATTTTCCCCTCAAAGCGCTGGCGGGCTTCAGAGATCTCGGAAAAATACTTTTTCCCATTATACTGCAAATACTGTTCATTACCTGAAGAGGGCTCGAAGTGATCGGTTATGGCGATTTCCTGCAAACCACGGGCGATGGCTTTATCGCAGAGGGTCGTAATCTCATCATGGGCATCGCTTGAGTTCAGGGAATGCATGTGATAATCCATTAAAAACATAGTGTCCTCCATATAGTTTATTATTTTCCTCTTCTACTATAGCAGGGCATTGTTAACCGGCCTTTATGGTTCTATTAAAGGACGGTTAAAATTGGATGGATTCAAGGATTATGAATCTGATTTCAGATATAAGGCGGATTTGAGAGAATCGATTTCCTGCTGGAGCCAGGCGATAACCTCTGCTTTTTTTTTCATCACGGGGGCGATTTGCTGCCAGAGTATTTGGAAATACTCCTCTACGGCGTTGACCGTCATGGGCTCGTGAATGGAAAAACGCATGGGTGCAGTATTCGCTGGTCCCAAGATCTCGACGATGGCGGCATGCCTTTCTTTAAGCAAGCAAGATACATTTTTCTCAAATCCGGGAATGATCGCGTTCTTCCTGACAAAGGCGATAGAGTAATGATCGTAGGTCTTCAGAAGGGAGATCATATGTTGCAGGAAGTCCACCACTTCTTCCATTTCCAGATCCACCGCAGAGAACCCGATGGAATCATAGAGGAAAAATTGCCGGTTTTTCACGAGATAACTTAAGCTATCAAGTGTATAGATATCTTTGTATTCGTAGATTTCAATGTTGGACTGGAAAGATTCCAGACACTTTTGGTGGAAAGCTATGGCTGAAACCATTTCTTGCTGGGAGGCCTTTCTTTTCTGCAAAAGCTTCTTATAGAGAGGAAGAGGAAGGGTAAAGGTACTGAAACCATCTTTATAAAGGAACCGATTGCCGATGGCTTCTTCGCACTCCATATACGAGCTGTAGAAACTCTCTTCTTTTTCTGCCGGATAGTTCATAAGCAAAGGGGTTGCGGAAGCCTGGGTAAGCCTAACCCAATACTCTTCATAGAAGGAGATGGCCAGAGGGTTTTTGAGATAGAGAGCGCAGCAGTTATTGACCTGAGTAAAAAAACAAGACAGGACCCCGGTTTCAGGAACGATAATATAGTCCTTGCCGAGAGCCAAGGAGTCGTAGCTTTTGAGATAGTAGAGATAAAGTTGGTCTGTTCCAATTAGAGGTTTTAAAAAATTGAGCAAATCCATCATCCGCTGTACGTCATGAGTGATTCGCAGCAGATAGTGGACTTCACAGCCCTGAGTCATTAAGTCCAACAGCATGGTTTGGAAGTGTCGGAGATCTTCTTCGCTGGACATATAAAAAAATACATCATTGAAATAAGTGATGTATATTACTTTTTTTCTTTTATGGGTTTGCAGTGCCAAGCCTAAAAGATGCCTGAAGGCTGAAGCAACATTATGGGTTCCGGCAATGATCTTGTCCTCATGGGACATACTGACCACTTCATTAAAAAAAGGCGGATTCGCCATTGTTTTTTTGTATTTAAGCAATTTTTTAGATTCCTTAGTGTGCTTTTTATGATTGCTGAGGGAAATCCCCTGGGCTTCAAAAAGCACTTTTTTAATCTTTTCTTCATTGCAGTCCGTTCCAGCATCAACACTAAAAACTCTTTCAAATAGCTCGTTAATGAGCTGGATTTGCAAAGAGTTCTTAATGTTGGCTGATAAAAACTGTGTGATTGCTTCTATGTAATTCGAGTTATACGATGGAATCCTTTTCCCATTTACCCATCGGTTAACAAGGGAGCCATCCACATTAAGAGCTTTTGAAAGTCTGTTGATACTCACTCCCAGTGCAGAAAGCAGGTATTTCAGACAATGGGCAAAATCAACGGATGTGTTCATGCATATACCTTCTTTATTTCCTTCTTTTTCATTATAAAGATTTATGGATATTTGTCTTAAAAAGATGTTCAGATGTCATAGCCATGGTTATGACATCTGAGTGAAAATCGTTTCATTCTTCCAGATAACATTATAATATGATTCTTATATGAAGATTAACGACATATTTTATCTGGAAACGACATTAAGCAAACTTTTCTTCCCGATGACTTTAATGATTAAGGTGATAAAGATGGAAGACAGAACCGTGATAAAAACTATAAATGCTGAAGGCATCATTGGTCAGCATGGATATAGAGTTTCCCGGCTTTGTGTAAGTATGGGAAGGCAATTAGGCTTAACGGAAAGGGCTATCACAGAACTCAGTATTGCGGGGCTTTTTCATGATCTTGGCAAGATAGCTGTCTGCAGAGCTATTCTTGAAAAACCCGGAAAGTTGACCACAGAAGAGTATACGGAGATAAAGCGTCACTCGGAAATAGGATACAGAATCCTCGGTTCGGTCAGAGGAATGGAAAACATGGCGGAATTTGTGCTTTATCACCACGAGCGTTGGGACGGCAAGGGCTATCCCCGGCAGCTCAAAGGCGGAGAGATTCCTTTATATTCCCGTGTGATCGGTCTGGCCGATGCTTATGATGCCATGACTAACAACCGGAGCTACCGCAAGGCCCTATCCAAGAAAGCGGCTATCCAGGAGTTATTAAGGAATTCAGGGACACAATTTGATCCGGAGCTGGTGGGGGAATTTATTAAGACACTGTAGGGCAGCTTGCAAGCCACGCTTATAAGGCGCGAAACATAAACAAAAGGGGGTAACAAACAATGCAACGATTTCGCAATATGAAAACGGCCTCAAAAATTAATAGTTTAATACTGCTCATGGCGGTATTTCTTGGACTTGTCGGCTTTGTAGGGATATATTCCGCCCATAATTTGGCCGCTTCGATGGAAAGTATGTACCAAAATAACCTGCTCCCTATCAAGTGGCTGAATGGGGCCCGGGGACAAACCAGGGCAGTGGAGGCTCTGACTCTTGAATTATTTATCACTCAGGATCAAAATAGGCAGCAAGAGATTCTCCAGGACATTCAAGAGCGGGTCGCGGAAGTAGATACCCTTCTCAGTGACTTTAGCAAGGAAGTTACGGATCCATACGAACAAGAACGGTTTCCGAAGCTGATGGATGAATTGCAGGCCTACCGTGTCGAAAGAGATAAAGCCGTAGATATGGCAATAGCGGGGAAGCAGGATGAGGCTTTTAGATATTTTTCTGCCAATGCTGCAGACAATATCAATGTTGTGAATGTTGTTTTGAAGGAACTTGCCGATTATAATGCTCAGATTGCCGATGAGGCAGAGATAAAAAGCAAGTCGACGGCATCCATGACAACTAAGTTTATGGTGGGTTTGACTTTGGCTGCCATTGTTCTGGCTGTGGGTATTGGTCGGTTTATCGCCAGGATGATTTCTAATCCCCTGATTCAGTTGGAAGGTACCGTTATGGAAATCTCCCAGGGGAACCTAACCGTTGAAAAATTGGATATATCTTCTGAAGATGAGATTGGCCAACTGGCTGCGGAAGTTAATGCTATGACGGAAAATTTAAGAGTTTTAATTGAAAATATAACCCACACAGCGGAGCAAGTCGCAGCTTCGTCAGAGGAGTTGACAGCCAGTGCCGAGCAGTCTGCCTCGGCTACGAATCAGATCGCCGCAACCATTACCGAGGTGGCGGCAGGAGCAACCAGGCAGGAAACCGCTGTTGATGATACAGCTTCAATTGTAGAACAGATGTCGGCAGGCATTCAGCAGATCGCAGCTAATGCCAATAGTGTTTCAAGGTCTGCCGATATGACAACCCATGCGGCCGGTCAAGGGGACAAGGCGGTGAACGCCGCCGTGAACCAGATGAAAAACATTGAAAAAACGGTAGCAGGCACGGCACAGGTCGTGACGCAGCTAGGGGAGCGATCGAAAGAAATCGGTCAGATTGTGGATGCTATTTCCGGAATTGCCGCCCAAACTAATCTCCTGGCACTGAATGCGGCAATCGAGGCGGCTCGTGCCGGTGATCAAGGCAGAGGGTTCGCCGTCGTTGCCGAGGAAGTACGCAAGCTGGCGGAGCAATCCCAAGAAGCGGCTAAGCAAATTGCCGATCTGATCGCGGAGATCCAGAAGGAGACCGATAGCGCGGTCAAGGCTATGAACGAAGGTACCCATGAAGTCAAGGTCGGATCGGAAGTGGTGAACTCTGCCGGAGAGGCCTTTAACGAGATCGTAGGCCTGATCGGTGAAGTTTCCACCCAAGTCAGGGAAATCTCAGCAGCCATTCAGCAGATGGCTTCCGGAAGTCAACAAATTGTGGATTCGGTACGGGATATTGACCGCATCAGCAAGGAAGCATCCAGTCAAACTCAGACCGTTTCGGCTGCTACCGAAGAACAGTCCGCATCTATGGAAGAAATAGCGGCATCCAGCGAGGAACTGGCTAAAATGGCGGAAGAGCTGCAGAGCTCGGTTAGGAAGTTCAGGATATAGAAAATTTGGGATATGGCCTCAGGGATTTAAAATAGCATTAAACAGCGCCTTTATGTTTCAATTGAATCGTAAAGGCGCTGTTTTTTAATTTTTTACTCCTTGTCTTTATGATTCATTTTAATTACTGGTATGATAATAGTACCAGACAACGGTAAATTTTTTTTAAAAAGTTTTGCGAAAAGTTGCTTTTGACTTCGTTGTATAGAGTGTAAGAGCTTTTACAAGGAAAAGGGGGAAACCATGAAGACCAATAACAATGTCATAGGGCGCTTGAAAAATAGAGAGGAAGATGCTCTGGAATTTATTATGGATGAATACTTCCCTTTAGTGAAGGGGATTGTCCGTCAAGTCCTGCTTCCTATAGGAAGTAGGGAGTTGGCGGAGGAATGCATCAGTGATGTTTTCCTTGCCGTTTGGCATCATGCGGAAAAATTTAAGGGGGAAGGGGAGGAGGATTTCCGCAAATGGCTCTGCGCCATCGCCAAATACAGGGCTATTGACTTTTATCGCCGGGAAAGAAAATGCGTTGAAATTCCTTCTTCCGATCGTAAGGGGATAGATTTGTTTCCGCCCCAAGAATCAGCAGAGGAGCAGGTGCTGTTTAAGGAGAACACAAAGGAAATGAAAAAGCTGCTGAACTCCTTTTCTTCTACGGACCGCAACATATTTATTATGAAATTCTTTTGGGGTATGCCCTCTGAAGAGATATCCAGGAAATTAGGACTGACGAAATCTGCTGTCGATAATCGTATTTACAGGAGTAAAAAACAGCTGGTAAAAGGTGTTTTGAGCATAGGAGAAGGGGGAAATTAACCGTGAAAGATCTCTATGAATTTTTTAATGAGATAGATATTGACTTGAATGAGTTTGAAGAGGCGGAGGTGGATGAGCTGGAAAAGTCGAGAGTCAAAAAAAGGGTAAGAGAAAGGATTGCCGAAACCGGTCATTCGGGCGGACTGAAGAAACGGAGAAAAAGCAAGGGAATGGTGGCTGTAGCTGCTGCCATGATTATGACGGTAGGACTCTCCGGTTTTGGTTTGGCTTTTCCCGCTTATGCCAAGGAAGTTCCTGTCATCGGCGATATTTTTCGATTTTTAGATGACGGACGTACGGGGGTGTATGATTTATATACGGAAAAGGCCTTGGACATCGATATGGTCAAAGCAGACAATGGCATCGAAGTGACGCTGAATCAAGGCGTTTATGACGGAAAAACCTTATCTTTCACCTATACCATAAAAACGGAAAAGGATTTTGGGGAAAGACCCTATTTGAATAGCGAAGTTGATGTTGATTTTGCCCAGGGCTCCACAGGCGGCGAGCAGTTAAAGAGAGTCAGTCCCGGCGTCTATGTGGGGCAAAGCAACTATACATTTTTCAGTGAGGAGGAAGCCCGGGATTCGATTTCTTTCCGCTGGAAGATTTCCGGGATGACAAACATGGAGGAGGGAGCAGAACCCAAAGAAAATAAAAAGACACCATGCAAGCTGAATTTCAGCGTATCCTTAAATACTCTGGACTATACCGTGGTCAAGATTGATGCCAATCAGGATCAGGTTCAGAATGTGGCTATCAGCTTAAACCGCCTCTCCATAACCCCCATCAATACCCTTCTCTACTACTCCGAGATAGTTCCTAACACTCTTTCCCATGCAGCCCAGATGGATTGGGAAATCAAGGATGATTTGGGCAATGTCTATGAGTATGAAGGGAATGGGGGGCATGGCAAAGTTGGTGATAAAATGACTGAAATGGAACATATTATCACCTTTAAACGCCTTGATCCCAAGGCGAAAACCCTGTTGATCACGCCGACCTTGAAACTGGTTCCTACCCAGGGTGGCGGTGTGGAATTTGATGAAAACGGCCATGAAACCCGGTTCAGCTACGAAGGGCTGCCGGAGGGGGTCACTGCCGGAGAGTGGACGATGAAGCCGATTAGCGTAGACCTTAGCGCTGTGAACTAAAGCCTTATACATTCTGCCTTGAAAAAGACCTCTTGAAAGTTAAGTCTCCAGGATTTTGCTTTCGGCGTTCACTCCATAAGCTGCGCGGAGCAATCTAATCGCTCAAGACCTCCGCTGCAGTCTTTTCGCGAAGATTGCTTACCTGCTCGCTTAGAATTCGTTCTCTGCCTTAAAGCAAAATCCTTGGGGTTGCCTTTCGGGCTTGAGCGGTGCAGATGTGGGATAAAGCTACCCGATCCGAGGAGTCTTTTTCATCATCTGATGATGTCGCAAGAGGCGTGGAGCCTACTCTGAGAAAGATCCGCGAGCTTAGCTTTGCACACAAGATAACGAGGAAGACCTGTTCCATCTAAGGACGGGTCTTCCTCGTTTTGTGGCATTTTCAGCGAAGTCAATCAGTCGGGAAGGACGATCTCCGCTTTTTCGCCGATTTTTAAGGGGGTTTCGGGGGCCAGGTTGACTTTGATCTTCATGCTTTCTTTATTCTTATTGGCAGAAGTCTGCATGTCCTTGGGGGTATATTGGGCCTTAACATCAATAAAGCTGACGGTTCCTGAGTATTCCTTCTCTCCGGAGTGGATGACCACGTTTTGTCCGTAGCTTATTTTGGGCAGATACTCCTTGGGCAGATAAGCCACCAGGTGTTTTTCTGTTTCCGAAGCGATATCGATGAGATCAAATCCGGGGGAGACCATATTTCCGGGCAGATAATTCCTGCTGATAACCGTTCCGTCCTGAAGAGCGGTAAGGGTGTATTTAGCTAAATTATCCTTGGTCTGGCGGATTTGTACTTCAGTTAAAGCTACATCGGCTTGAGCGGCGGCGATTTTTTCCTGGGGAGTTCCTTTTTGCAGCAAGGTCATTTGCTGGCGGGCATTATCCAATTGCAGGGCCGCCGTGGTAACGGCGGCTTCTGCCAGATCCACCTGGTATTTGAGCTTATCCAGTTCAGCCTGAGGGAGTGCGCCGGCTTTCTGGAGAACCTGAGCATCTTCATAATCTTTCCTGGTCCGGTCCTGAGCCAGCTGGGCATTGGCATTGGCTATTTCCGCCAGCTTCACGCTATTTGCAGACTGCTTCAAGGCCTCAGGGTCAGCTCCGGTCTTTAATTCGGCCAGGATCGCCTGTTTCCTGGCCAGGGTCTGCTCCAACTGTTCCAGAGCATACCGTTCATTGCGGTCATCCAGCACGGCCAGAACGTCACCGGCTTTAACGGTTTGGCCAAGCTCCACAGCCTGTTGGCTGATTTTCCCGGACACTTCGCTGTAATGGGCATAGATGCTTGTCTCCACGATTCCTTCCAAGACCAGGCCGGAGGTAGGAGAACAGCCAACTGCGGTTAAGATCATGGCCATAAGTCCGGTGAAAATAAGCCCTGAGTGTAGTGTTCGCATATTCATAACCTTATGTTCCTCCTCAGTTCGATTAGGTTTGTGCACATTATCTGCTCTGAAAAAGATATCAATGTAAGTTGATTCTCCAGGATTTTGCTTTCGGCGTTCACTCCATAAGCTGCGCGGAGCAATCTAATCGCTCAAGACCTCCGCTCCGTCGGGTTCCCGGCTAAATCGGCTCCTGCCTCATAGCCGGTTGGAAACGTCCTGTTTCCAACCCGACTCCGCTGTAGTCTTTTCGCGAAGATTGCTTACCAGCTCGCTTAGAATCCGTTCTCTGCCTTAAAGCAAAATCCTTGGGCTGGCTTTCGGGCTTGAGCGGCGCGGATGTAGGATAAGCTACCCGGACCAGACAATACTTTTCATCCCCAGCCGGTGCCGCCTGCGGCATAGACGGTTAACTTGAAAAGACCTGGAAAAGAATCGAAAAAGACCGATAAGCGTAGCTTTACGCACAAAAGCGAATGGATTTAGCGGAGGGGCGTCCAGGTCAATGAGGCTTCTTTAACATAGCGGAGCCACCGGTTTACATCAGGTATTACCCGGAGGTTTGGCGGAGCTGTTAAGAAAGCGAGTTGACCAGCCCTGGAGCTATGAAGAGAGCGTTGTGCGTAAAGCTACCCGACCCGGACAACACATTTCACCCTAGATCCGCCGATATTTCTTAAGAAGCAAGGTATTCAAAATTATGAACAACACGGAACAGGCCAGGATAATCCCCAAATCCCCGGCGATGACCGCAA
Coding sequences within it:
- a CDS encoding HlyD family secretion protein, producing the protein MNMRTLHSGLIFTGLMAMILTAVGCSPTSGLVLEGIVETSIYAHYSEVSGKISQQAVELGQTVKAGDVLAVLDDRNERYALEQLEQTLARKQAILAELKTGADPEALKQSANSVKLAEIANANAQLAQDRTRKDYEDAQVLQKAGALPQAELDKLKYQVDLAEAAVTTAALQLDNARQQMTLLQKGTPQEKIAAAQADVALTEVQIRQTKDNLAKYTLTALQDGTVISRNYLPGNMVSPGFDLIDIASETEKHLVAYLPKEYLPKISYGQNVVIHSGEKEYSGTVSFIDVKAQYTPKDMQTSANKNKESMKIKVNLAPETPLKIGEKAEIVLPD